One segment of Pleomorphomonas sp. PLEO DNA contains the following:
- a CDS encoding carbohydrate ABC transporter permease has protein sequence MPKNLRATAAHLAAFLASLVMLLPVYLITINALKSSTEASTMSIDWPTELHLENFLIAIEKGKLVGSFLNSLLYATSATVIATLVSAMAAFVMSRHRTRRNRFLYLFLIMGIALPINFFTLTTMMQVTHLINTKIGIIILYAAMQVPFSIFLIYGFVDTIPRELDEAAIIDGCRPPQLFFLVILPLLKPVLVTAGILNFLNIWNDFMMPLYYLNSSSNWPMTLAVYNFFGQYQSSWNLVSADILLTIIPVIVIYLMGQRFIIAGMTSGSVKG, from the coding sequence ATGCCCAAGAACTTGCGTGCCACAGCCGCCCATCTCGCCGCCTTTCTGGCCAGCTTGGTCATGCTCCTGCCGGTCTATCTGATCACCATCAACGCGCTCAAATCGTCGACCGAGGCGAGCACGATGAGCATCGATTGGCCGACCGAGCTCCACCTCGAAAACTTCCTGATCGCCATCGAGAAGGGCAAGTTGGTCGGCAGCTTCTTGAACAGCCTGCTCTATGCCACCTCGGCCACCGTCATCGCCACGCTGGTGTCGGCCATGGCGGCGTTCGTGATGTCGCGCCACAGAACGCGGCGCAACCGCTTCCTTTATCTGTTCCTGATCATGGGCATCGCCCTGCCGATCAACTTCTTCACGCTGACGACGATGATGCAGGTCACCCACCTCATCAACACCAAGATCGGCATCATCATCCTCTACGCGGCCATGCAGGTGCCCTTCTCGATCTTCCTGATCTACGGCTTCGTCGACACCATCCCGCGCGAACTCGACGAAGCGGCGATCATCGACGGCTGCCGACCGCCCCAGCTGTTCTTCCTGGTGATCCTGCCGCTGTTAAAGCCGGTGCTCGTCACCGCCGGCATCCTGAATTTCCTCAATATCTGGAACGACTTCATGATGCCGCTCTACTACCTGAACTCAAGTTCCAACTGGCCGATGACGCTCGCCGTCTACAATTTCTTCGGCCAGTACCAGAGCAGCTGGAACCTCGTCTCCGCCGACATCCTGCTCACCATCATCCCGGTCATCGTCATCTATCTCATGGGCCAGCGCTTCATCATCGCCGGCATGACGAGCGGTTCGGTGAAGGGCTGA
- a CDS encoding carbohydrate ABC transporter permease: MKSHRSYPFYFVLAALVLYVTFFIIPSLSGIAYSFTDWSGYSDEVEFVGLDNYRTILSPDENYLSFIGNTLVFTFWTIIIKTVFGLALALLLNQGVRWFVNGYRVLIYLPVILPTLVVALIFRSMLDPASGLINTFLRGIGLDGLALSWLTDPRIALYSVIGVDSWKGIGYIMVILLAGLQTIPKDLYEAASIDGASAWAKFRFITLPMLMPALMIVTVLNVLYGLRVFDIVYALTNGGPGYATEVLSTEIFKAFSKGQFGLGTAISSILFLILVVTGYLVIRVMERQSDRE, encoded by the coding sequence ATGAAATCGCACAGGTCCTATCCGTTCTACTTCGTCCTCGCGGCCCTCGTTCTGTACGTGACGTTCTTCATTATTCCGAGCCTCAGCGGCATCGCCTATTCGTTCACCGACTGGAGCGGCTATTCCGACGAGGTCGAGTTCGTCGGCCTGGACAATTACCGGACCATTCTGTCGCCGGACGAGAACTACCTGTCGTTCATCGGCAACACGCTTGTCTTCACCTTCTGGACGATCATCATCAAGACGGTGTTCGGTCTGGCGCTCGCCCTTCTGCTCAACCAGGGCGTCCGCTGGTTCGTCAACGGCTACCGGGTGCTGATCTATCTGCCGGTGATCCTGCCGACGCTGGTCGTCGCCTTGATCTTCCGCTCGATGCTCGATCCGGCCTCCGGGCTCATCAACACCTTCCTGCGCGGCATCGGCCTCGACGGCCTGGCGCTGTCCTGGCTCACGGACCCGCGCATTGCCCTTTATTCGGTGATCGGTGTCGATAGCTGGAAGGGCATCGGCTATATCATGGTCATCCTGCTCGCCGGCTTGCAGACTATCCCCAAGGATCTCTACGAGGCCGCGTCCATCGACGGCGCCAGCGCCTGGGCCAAGTTCCGCTTCATCACCCTTCCCATGCTGATGCCGGCGCTGATGATAGTCACCGTGCTCAACGTCCTTTATGGACTGCGGGTGTTCGACATCGTCTATGCGCTCACCAACGGCGGGCCGGGATATGCCACCGAGGTGTTGTCGACCGAGATCTTCAAGGCCTTTTCCAAAGGGCAATTCGGGCTCGGCACCGCCATTTCCAGCATTCTGTTCCTGATCCTGGTCGTCACCGGCTACCTGGTCATCCGGGTGATGGAACGCCAGTCGGATCGCGAGTGA
- a CDS encoding LysR family transcriptional regulator, with the protein MDWDKLRIFHAAAHAGSFTHAGDTLNMSQSAVSRQVSALEQDLGVPLFHRHARGLILTEQGELLYRAAHDVLLKLEDVQGRLTDSRERPSGSLRVTTTVGIGSTWLTSRVDEFVDLYPDVQLQLILNDDELDLAMRQADVAIRLRQPTQPDLIQRKLFTVHFHLFASPAYIKRFGSPKTIEDLDQHRIITFGVAAPNYLRDMNWLESVGRPYDNPRLPALRVNNLVAIKHSVQRGVGIALLPDYLVEEDSGLQQLIPEVDLLSYDTYFVYPDELRNSARVHAFRDFLVSKAQRWSY; encoded by the coding sequence ATGGATTGGGACAAGCTCAGAATATTCCACGCCGCCGCCCATGCCGGGAGCTTCACCCACGCCGGCGATACGCTGAACATGAGCCAGTCCGCCGTCAGCCGTCAGGTCAGCGCCCTTGAGCAGGATCTCGGCGTGCCGCTGTTCCACCGCCACGCCCGCGGCCTCATCCTCACCGAACAGGGCGAGCTGCTCTACCGCGCCGCCCATGACGTGCTCCTGAAGCTCGAGGACGTGCAGGGCCGGCTGACCGACAGCCGCGAACGCCCCTCGGGATCGTTGCGCGTCACCACCACCGTCGGCATCGGCTCGACATGGCTGACCTCGCGCGTCGACGAGTTCGTCGATCTCTACCCCGACGTCCAGCTGCAGCTGATCCTCAACGACGACGAACTCGATCTCGCCATGCGGCAAGCCGACGTCGCCATCCGGCTGCGCCAGCCGACTCAGCCGGACCTCATCCAGCGCAAGCTGTTCACCGTGCATTTCCACCTGTTCGCCTCGCCAGCCTATATCAAGCGCTTCGGCAGCCCCAAGACCATCGAGGATCTCGACCAGCACCGGATCATCACCTTCGGCGTCGCCGCGCCCAACTATCTGCGCGACATGAACTGGCTCGAAAGCGTCGGTCGGCCCTACGACAATCCGCGCCTGCCGGCCCTCAGGGTCAACAACCTCGTCGCCATCAAGCACTCGGTGCAGCGTGGCGTCGGCATCGCCCTCCTGCCCGACTATCTGGTCGAGGAGGATTCGGGATTGCAGCAGCTGATCCCGGAAGTCGACCTGCTGTCCTACGACACCTATTTCGTCTACCCCGACGAACTCAGGAATTCGGCGCGCGTCCACGCCTTCCGCGATTTCCTGGTGTCGAAGGCCCAGCGCTGGTCCTACTGA
- a CDS encoding TIM-barrel domain-containing protein: protein MTKSTPSTLSNAPDFTQAYPGGVLSVTAVSERAFRVRFAPAGHDAGMPGGILMEDLPPVAASFKTAGGVTSLELPHLRCEVTEATGRLRFFGRDGALLLAEADAERSLTPGWLGDEAIHIAEQAFDSPPGEHLFGTGCFQDGALNLRGLPRRLTQVNTQISLPFLLSSHGYGLIWHHRGQSELNPPPHRIDLVKRSSGQTQVATVTTSSGGAEVERRMALFEGEIDVATAGRQAIQLDINKKMGTRYRVEIDGHTYADYDNFWLPPTTSFFADLTAGKHLVRVEANDTDEPTLFYGPVTDRTVWRSPVASAIDYVIIAGPSAAEVMGGYRQLLGATPMLPLWAFGYVHCRERFHSSAEIIDTLDEFRRRRLPLDVIVQDWQYWGSHGWNAMRFDEAHYPDPKQLIDEVHKRDARFMLSVWARIDPSSELGQEFDRRGYFIAGTDWVDFFNPDAATFYASEQEQRLRRFGIDAWWQDATEPENDDLVGRMTAAGRGEHVQLAYPLEVTRAVSKSWQSALPDTRALILTRSAFLGQQRYPAFTWSGDVGNDWATLGNQIAAGLNMAASGYAYWTVDAGGFFRPGPGQYADPAYGERFLRWFQYATFLPMQRVHGFETDTEFWRYGDKVETVSRAYLELRYRLLPYIYGTAAEVAEAGIPMMRPLVFDFPDDQRALDEVHSYMFGKALHVAPVLAAGVETWPVYLPETTGGWFDIWTGENRLGGRVHDIPSPLDRIPLHARAGSILPLAPVRQSTAGMVNDTLEIYVFPGCDGDLELYEDDGLSLGYQRGECARVSVHWDDANSTLHIGECRGTYPGAPKVRHLTIHRVRPSLSPMTPDAGISIDYRGEPISIIC, encoded by the coding sequence ATGACCAAAAGCACTCCTTCGACCCTATCCAACGCGCCTGACTTCACTCAGGCTTATCCCGGCGGGGTGCTTTCCGTCACGGCCGTCAGCGAGCGAGCCTTTCGGGTCCGCTTCGCGCCGGCCGGGCATGACGCGGGGATGCCCGGTGGAATCCTGATGGAGGATCTGCCGCCGGTCGCGGCGTCTTTCAAAACAGCGGGCGGCGTCACCAGCCTGGAGCTGCCGCACCTTCGCTGCGAGGTGACGGAGGCCACCGGCCGCCTGCGCTTCTTCGGGCGAGACGGCGCTCTTTTACTGGCGGAAGCCGACGCCGAGCGCAGCCTGACGCCGGGATGGCTCGGCGATGAAGCCATCCACATCGCCGAGCAGGCTTTCGACTCCCCTCCCGGCGAGCACCTCTTCGGTACCGGCTGCTTTCAGGACGGCGCCCTCAACCTGCGCGGCCTGCCGCGACGCCTCACCCAGGTCAACACCCAGATCAGCCTGCCCTTCCTACTATCCAGCCATGGCTATGGGCTGATCTGGCACCATCGCGGCCAGAGCGAACTCAACCCGCCGCCGCATCGGATCGATCTGGTGAAACGCTCGAGCGGACAGACGCAGGTTGCGACCGTGACGACGTCCTCCGGCGGGGCCGAGGTCGAGCGGCGGATGGCGCTGTTCGAAGGCGAGATCGACGTCGCGACGGCCGGCCGTCAGGCGATACAGCTCGACATCAACAAGAAGATGGGCACGCGCTATCGCGTCGAGATCGACGGCCACACATACGCCGATTACGACAACTTCTGGCTCCCGCCGACGACGAGCTTTTTTGCCGATCTCACGGCCGGAAAGCATCTGGTCAGGGTGGAGGCCAACGACACCGACGAGCCAACGCTCTTCTACGGTCCGGTCACTGACCGCACGGTCTGGCGCTCGCCGGTCGCCAGTGCCATCGACTATGTGATCATCGCCGGCCCGAGCGCCGCCGAGGTGATGGGTGGCTATCGTCAGCTGCTCGGCGCGACTCCGATGCTGCCGCTCTGGGCCTTCGGCTATGTCCATTGTCGCGAGCGCTTCCATTCCTCAGCCGAGATCATCGACACGCTCGACGAGTTCCGGCGGCGACGCCTGCCGCTCGATGTCATCGTGCAGGACTGGCAATACTGGGGGTCGCATGGCTGGAATGCCATGCGCTTCGACGAGGCCCACTACCCCGACCCGAAACAGCTGATCGACGAAGTTCACAAGCGCGACGCCCGCTTCATGCTGTCGGTCTGGGCGCGTATCGATCCGTCGTCCGAACTCGGCCAGGAATTCGACCGTCGCGGCTATTTCATCGCCGGCACCGACTGGGTCGATTTCTTCAATCCGGACGCCGCCACCTTCTACGCCAGTGAGCAGGAACAGCGACTGAGACGCTTCGGCATCGACGCCTGGTGGCAGGACGCCACCGAACCGGAGAACGACGATCTCGTGGGCCGGATGACGGCGGCCGGTCGGGGCGAACACGTCCAGCTGGCCTATCCCCTCGAAGTCACCCGCGCCGTGTCCAAGTCCTGGCAGTCCGCCTTGCCGGATACCCGCGCGCTGATCCTGACGCGCAGCGCCTTCCTCGGCCAGCAGCGCTACCCGGCCTTCACCTGGTCCGGCGATGTCGGCAACGATTGGGCGACGCTCGGCAACCAGATCGCCGCCGGCCTCAACATGGCGGCATCAGGCTATGCCTATTGGACGGTGGACGCCGGCGGCTTCTTCCGCCCCGGCCCCGGCCAATATGCCGACCCCGCCTATGGCGAACGGTTCCTCAGGTGGTTCCAGTACGCGACGTTCCTGCCGATGCAGCGCGTCCACGGCTTTGAGACCGACACCGAGTTCTGGCGCTATGGCGACAAGGTGGAGACGGTCTCAAGGGCCTATCTCGAACTCCGCTATCGCTTGCTGCCCTATATCTACGGCACGGCCGCGGAGGTGGCGGAGGCTGGAATTCCGATGATGCGGCCGCTGGTGTTCGACTTCCCAGACGACCAACGAGCGCTCGACGAAGTCCACAGCTACATGTTCGGCAAAGCGCTGCACGTTGCCCCAGTCCTGGCGGCCGGCGTGGAAACCTGGCCGGTCTATCTGCCTGAAACCACGGGAGGCTGGTTCGACATTTGGACCGGCGAGAACCGGCTGGGCGGCCGCGTGCACGACATCCCGAGCCCGCTCGATCGCATCCCGCTTCATGCCAGGGCCGGCAGCATCCTTCCGCTCGCGCCGGTCAGGCAATCGACCGCCGGCATGGTCAACGACACGCTGGAAATCTACGTCTTCCCCGGCTGCGACGGTGACTTAGAACTCTACGAGGACGACGGCCTCAGCCTAGGCTACCAGCGCGGCGAGTGCGCCCGCGTTTCGGTTCACTGGGACGACGCCAACAGCACCCTTCACATCGGCGAATGCCGGGGAACCTACCCCGGTGCTCCCAAGGTCCGTCACCTGACCATCCACCGCGTCCGCCCCAGCCTGTCACCGATGACGCCGGACGCTGGAATTTCAATCGACTATCGAGGTGAGCCCATTTCAATCATCTGCTAG
- the trxB gene encoding thioredoxin-disulfide reductase, protein MTHTHTKALIIGSGPAGYTAAIYAARAMLEPILIAGLQQGGQLTITTDVENYPGFADAIQGPWLMEQMRTQAEHMGTRLVSDIVTSVDLSKRPFQLTCDSGDTYSTDALIIATGAQARWLGLPSEHKFQGFGVSACATCDGFFYRGKHVVVVGGGNTAVEEALYLTHHADKVTVVHRREGFRAERVMQHRLFNHPKIEVIWNSVVDEVLGKEGFPPSVTGVRLKNVVTGELRDVATDGLFVAIGHAPATSLFTGQVRLKSSGYIWTAPDSTATSVPGVFAAGDVTDEHFRQAVTAAGMGCMAALEAERYIGALETDTKVA, encoded by the coding sequence ATGACGCACACCCATACCAAGGCCCTCATCATCGGTTCCGGCCCGGCCGGCTACACCGCCGCCATTTACGCCGCCCGCGCCATGCTGGAGCCGATCCTGATCGCCGGCCTGCAGCAGGGCGGCCAGCTCACCATCACCACCGATGTCGAGAACTACCCCGGCTTTGCCGACGCCATCCAGGGCCCCTGGCTGATGGAGCAGATGCGCACCCAGGCCGAGCACATGGGCACGCGCCTCGTCTCCGACATCGTCACCTCGGTCGATCTGTCCAAGCGGCCGTTTCAGCTCACCTGCGACTCGGGCGACACCTATTCCACCGACGCGCTGATCATCGCCACCGGCGCCCAGGCGCGCTGGCTCGGCTTGCCGTCGGAGCACAAGTTCCAGGGCTTCGGCGTTTCGGCCTGCGCCACCTGCGACGGCTTCTTCTATCGCGGCAAGCACGTGGTGGTGGTCGGTGGCGGCAACACCGCCGTCGAGGAAGCGCTCTATCTCACCCATCACGCCGACAAGGTGACGGTGGTGCACCGCCGCGAAGGCTTCCGGGCCGAGCGGGTGATGCAGCATCGCCTGTTCAACCATCCCAAGATCGAGGTGATCTGGAACAGCGTGGTCGACGAAGTGCTGGGCAAGGAAGGCTTCCCGCCGTCGGTGACCGGCGTCCGCCTCAAGAACGTGGTCACCGGCGAGTTGCGCGATGTCGCCACCGACGGCCTGTTCGTCGCCATCGGTCATGCCCCGGCCACATCGCTGTTCACCGGTCAGGTTCGGCTCAAGTCGTCGGGTTATATCTGGACGGCGCCCGATTCGACGGCGACATCGGTGCCCGGCGTTTTCGCGGCCGGCGACGTGACCGACGAGCACTTCCGCCAAGCGGTGACGGCGGCCGGCATGGGCTGCATGGCGGCGCTGGAGGCCGAACGCTACATCGGCGCGCTCGAAACTGATACAAAGGTTGCGTAA
- a CDS encoding ABC transporter substrate-binding protein: MTTTHKNRTAAKGAMHMLALAGASCLVFALTGGAALAADKVTLTYMASQDWVKDAEQALAKKFEEKTGIAIDFQILPSGQYFNVLQAKLNSGEGPDLFGGQSGVTDLKLQYNVEKNAVDLTNEPWAAKEDKLIAAQSTLGGKLYGLTYWDILGNTWVISYNKKLFAQYGLSAPKSYAEFKAACQKLLDNGIQPIYEPVADGWHHVLWFPELGPRFEEVTPGLADALNANKATFAGNPAMLSAVTELKEMFDLGYMGKNALADVYTGASKAMASGKVAMVLANTGFASLVEHDYPDMKASDIGVFLMPLADNQQVNINPAGPTHFIYAGSAHVDAAKQYLAFLAEPENVDYFIDNTPTAMTLPFTGAKSKFSADVQALFDSHKEARGTVYQTAVAYLNPQWMDIGADLTAMFTGSIDPAKVLANIDKRRADLAKAARDPAWKK, encoded by the coding sequence ATGACAACGACGCATAAAAATCGCACGGCCGCCAAGGGCGCCATGCACATGCTGGCCCTGGCCGGCGCCTCGTGCCTGGTGTTCGCCTTGACGGGCGGGGCCGCGCTCGCGGCGGACAAGGTGACGCTGACCTACATGGCGAGCCAGGATTGGGTGAAGGACGCCGAGCAGGCGCTCGCCAAGAAGTTCGAGGAGAAGACCGGGATCGCCATCGATTTCCAGATCCTGCCGTCGGGCCAGTATTTCAACGTTCTCCAGGCCAAGCTCAACTCCGGCGAAGGCCCGGACCTGTTCGGCGGCCAGAGCGGCGTTACCGATCTCAAGCTGCAATACAACGTCGAGAAAAACGCCGTCGACCTCACGAATGAGCCTTGGGCGGCCAAGGAAGACAAGCTGATCGCCGCCCAGTCCACGCTGGGGGGCAAGCTCTACGGCCTCACCTATTGGGACATTCTCGGCAACACCTGGGTGATCAGCTACAACAAGAAGCTGTTCGCCCAATATGGCCTCAGCGCGCCCAAGAGCTACGCCGAGTTCAAGGCCGCCTGTCAGAAGCTTCTCGATAACGGCATCCAGCCGATTTACGAGCCGGTCGCCGACGGCTGGCACCATGTCCTGTGGTTCCCCGAACTGGGGCCGCGTTTTGAAGAGGTCACGCCGGGCCTTGCCGATGCGCTGAACGCCAACAAGGCGACGTTTGCCGGGAATCCCGCCATGCTCTCGGCCGTTACCGAGCTGAAGGAGATGTTCGACCTCGGCTACATGGGCAAGAACGCCCTCGCCGACGTCTACACCGGCGCGTCCAAGGCGATGGCGAGCGGCAAGGTGGCGATGGTGCTCGCCAACACCGGCTTTGCCTCTCTGGTGGAACATGACTACCCGGACATGAAGGCGTCCGACATCGGCGTGTTCCTGATGCCGCTCGCCGACAATCAGCAAGTCAACATCAATCCGGCCGGCCCCACCCACTTCATCTACGCGGGTTCGGCCCATGTCGACGCGGCCAAGCAGTATCTGGCCTTCCTCGCCGAGCCCGAGAACGTCGATTACTTCATCGACAATACGCCCACCGCGATGACGCTGCCCTTTACGGGGGCCAAGAGCAAGTTCAGCGCCGACGTACAGGCGTTGTTCGATAGCCATAAGGAGGCGCGCGGCACCGTCTACCAGACCGCTGTCGCTTATCTGAACCCGCAGTGGATGGACATCGGCGCCGACCTGACGGCGATGTTCACCGGATCGATCGACCCGGCGAAGGTGCTTGCCAACATCGACAAGCGCCGCGCCGATCTCGCCAAGGCCGCCAGGGATCCCGCCTGGAAGAAGTAG
- a CDS encoding LacI family DNA-binding transcriptional regulator, giving the protein MRGIAHLARELGVSTATVSRALNGNPNVNADTREKVLEAAQRLGYAANQAARSLAQGVTRAVGFMIELDQESTASTDYFFMGVVEGMQAVLAAHGLDLLVLPCAKSQDNFTFLQRFVSRGAVDGMILAETRRIDRRIDLLQSSGIPFVTLGRSDSGSGHSWIDLDFEGAMATAVDRLVQHGHRRIAVTIPSGDANYGAIFAQSYRDNLARHGLEPDETLVFPTHRREDDGDAVVDSMLDRPDPATAIILFYEVTAIGIYRRLAERGLRPGRDLSVIGLRGEDSVRFLTPQVTCFHLSLQDLGTAAARAMLAQIPLTAGAFSSGIVQCRMPLSLVPGESDGPISLPGAPASSD; this is encoded by the coding sequence ATGCGGGGAATTGCCCATCTGGCTCGGGAACTCGGGGTGTCCACGGCAACGGTATCCCGCGCGCTCAACGGCAATCCCAATGTCAACGCGGACACGCGCGAGAAGGTTCTGGAGGCGGCGCAGCGCCTTGGCTATGCCGCTAACCAAGCCGCCCGCTCGCTCGCCCAGGGCGTCACGCGGGCCGTCGGCTTCATGATCGAACTCGATCAGGAGAGCACGGCGAGCACCGATTATTTCTTCATGGGGGTCGTCGAGGGCATGCAGGCGGTTCTGGCCGCCCATGGGCTCGATCTCCTGGTCCTGCCTTGCGCCAAGAGCCAGGACAACTTCACCTTTCTCCAGCGTTTCGTGTCGCGGGGCGCCGTCGATGGCATGATCTTGGCCGAAACCCGGCGCATCGATCGGCGCATCGATCTGTTGCAGTCGTCGGGTATTCCCTTCGTCACGCTCGGGCGAAGCGATAGCGGCAGCGGCCACTCCTGGATCGACCTTGATTTCGAGGGGGCGATGGCCACCGCCGTCGATCGTCTGGTCCAGCACGGCCATCGGCGCATCGCGGTGACGATTCCGTCCGGCGATGCCAACTACGGGGCGATTTTCGCCCAATCCTATCGGGACAATCTCGCCCGGCACGGCCTCGAACCCGATGAAACGCTGGTGTTTCCGACCCATCGCCGCGAAGACGATGGCGACGCCGTGGTCGATAGCATGCTCGACCGACCCGACCCCGCCACGGCGATCATCCTATTCTACGAGGTGACGGCCATCGGCATCTACCGGCGGTTGGCCGAACGCGGGCTCAGGCCCGGCCGGGATTTGTCGGTTATCGGGCTACGCGGAGAGGACTCGGTGCGTTTCCTGACGCCGCAAGTGACGTGCTTCCACTTGTCCCTTCAGGACCTCGGGACCGCCGCGGCGCGGGCGATGCTGGCCCAGATCCCCCTGACGGCAGGCGCCTTCTCCTCCGGCATCGTGCAGTGCCGGATGCCGCTGTCCCTGGTGCCGGGCGAAAGCGATGGACCCATCTCTCTGCCCGGGGCGCCAGCGTCATCGGATTGA